The stretch of DNA CTTTCCGTCCAGAATCAGAAAACACTTTCGCAGATAAGGCGGAGACACTTCTCGTGCAGCCGCCGGATCTGATCCGGTGAATCCATCCACCCGCATGCACGGCTGAGCCCAGTGCGCCTGTGATTCCGTCTGCGTGGGGTTGGTGGCCGTCACCACAAATGTGACCTCGTCGATCCCGGCCTGTATCAGGTGATGCACAATCACACCGTCACTGAGCCGGTCTTCGATTTCAAGGCGTTTTTCGTCTGCTGACGCCGATACCAGTCGGCTTTGGTGTGGTATGACGGTTTTGTTCCAGTCGCGGTCCGTTGAACCCGGCCGACAGTAAGCTTCCAGATAAAGCGTGCGCACAGGTCCGCCGGGAATCGCGGCTCCTTTGACTTCCAGATAACTGTCTGCCCAGGAAATCGTCAGTCCGGACGGATTCGCCCTGTTGTGGGATGATCCGGACACCGGTGCCTGGCCGGTCATGAAAGTTGTCACGGGACGTTGTACGGACACTGTGTTCTCCTGCGAAATCGGGCTACCGAGTCCGGATGCTGCCACAGAGAGGAATCACGGTGAAGAAATATGTCGAAGATTCACGACCTGTGATCAGGACCGGTGAGCACGGGACATGCTGTCCAAACCATGCTGTTGGTGTACTGCTGAACACATTTGTGACAGATTGTGAGACACTTTGCATAGTCATTTCGTTTCATCAGACGCACGGGCATCTACTGATGCTGTTGCATGACTGGATTCAAGATGACGTGGATCGGCACTGCGGATTTGCCGCAGCCTGGAGTGCTGAAGTGTGTGTATGGTATCATCACTCTGTGTGACATTCATGGTGACACAACACTGGCCGAAGTGTTGTGAGACTGGTGAACCTGTGGTCAGGGACGACTCCTGGTCCGGCTGCGGTGATGGATGTGAACAATGTCGTTCGACTTCGTTGCCGGCTGAGTATTTTCGATTTGGCACCGTTGACAGAAGCTGAGGTAACGGAGTGATGTCCGGTGCCGGTGGTGCGGGATTTCGATACGGTGTTGTGTTGACGTTATATTTCTTCAAACGATGTCCTTAATGGTGCATTCAATGCCGGATATTCGAACAGTAGGTGTTTGTGGTCTGGGACAAATGGGAGCTGCCGTTGCGGTTTCTTTTAAGCGTGCCGGATACCGGGTTCTTGCCTGGAACCATCATCCCGGTCGGCTGGAATCGCTGCAGGAGACAACCACAAAGCTGGACACCTGGATGGATCAGCACGGTGCACCTGCATCCGGGACCGACGGTGTGATCGAAGCCCACGCCGATACCGCCGCTTTGGATAAAGAAGCGGACGTGATTCTGGACTGCATTGCTGAAGACATGGAACTGAAAATTTCGCTGTTTCGGCGTTTTCCGGCGGCCCGGGACCGCGATGCTGTGTTCATTACCACCACCAGTGGTTTGAGTATCACTGATATGGGCAGAAGCAGTGGTTGCGGCCACGTACTGGCCGGAACGCACTTCTGGAACCCGCCGCATTTGATGCCACTGGTGGAAGTGATTCGGGGAGGCGATACTCCGGACTGGGTGATGGACAGCGTTTGTGAACTGGTGACTTCCATCGGCAAGAGACCCGTGCGTGTCAACCGGGATGTGCCGGGGTTTATTGGCAATCGTCTGTTGCATGCTCTGTGGCGCGAAGCCATCAGTCTGGTCGATCGCGAAATTGCCACGCCGGAAGACATTGATCTGGTGGCTCGACTCACCTTCGGTTTAAGACTGCCGGTGATGGGTCCTCTGGAAAACATGGACCTGGTGGGACTGGATCTGATTGAACGCATTCACCAGTACCTGCTGGACGACATCGCAGACAACCATGGACCGTCTGAACTTTTGACTAAAAACGTGCAGGAACAACGTTTGGGAATGAAGACCGGACAGGGATTTTACGACTGGAACGCCCGCAGCGGCGACGAACTGATTGAACGTCGGGATCAACAGATTGTTCGGCAGCTTGAGTATCTCCAGGAAATTGAACAGCAGGAGAAGAAATCATGAAGCCGATTGTGTTTATTCCTGAACCGATTGCTGAGTGCGGTCTGGATCTGCTGAAGTCGGATTATGACTGTGTGGCTCCGTGGCAGAACGGTACGGAAGCCGATCGGAAAGTTCTGTATGACGCCGACGCGGTGATCGTGCGACTGTTTAGTGTCGGTCAGCAGGACTTCGAAC from Fuerstiella sp. encodes:
- a CDS encoding 3-hydroxyacyl-CoA dehydrogenase NAD-binding domain-containing protein is translated as MPDIRTVGVCGLGQMGAAVAVSFKRAGYRVLAWNHHPGRLESLQETTTKLDTWMDQHGAPASGTDGVIEAHADTAALDKEADVILDCIAEDMELKISLFRRFPAARDRDAVFITTTSGLSITDMGRSSGCGHVLAGTHFWNPPHLMPLVEVIRGGDTPDWVMDSVCELVTSIGKRPVRVNRDVPGFIGNRLLHALWREAISLVDREIATPEDIDLVARLTFGLRLPVMGPLENMDLVGLDLIERIHQYLLDDIADNHGPSELLTKNVQEQRLGMKTGQGFYDWNARSGDELIERRDQQIVRQLEYLQEIEQQEKKS